The window ttaaattactttagaatttatggtttttgttcttctttaacTGAACCAATGATCTTTTGGATCATCAGGTTAAACTCAAACAATGAGGATTATCGGtgccaatcattttttttttaattgttaaatatGCATAACATGTTAACCTAATAAATGTCATAACATGTTAACCTAATAAATGTAtttaaaatctgacttgaattaaatttaaatttaatattgatttggttaaatctaaaaagatttcattgtttaattaatctgtcaaattaatgaatcatgtttgtttttgcaatttaaaagtatttttaaaaaagtttaaattttttttattttttttactttaaattaatatgttttgatgtttttagatcattttgatatactgatatcaaaattaattttaaaaaaataaaaaaaatattattttaatatctttctaaataaaaaacactttaaaatataaccCTAACCGAACTTCCAAACTCATGttatttatatctatatttttagtattgCAATTTCGactatttatggtttttatttatataaataattccaAAGTAATAGATACAAATCATTCCACTTAGAACCCTTTAtttgtttatcaaaataaataaaaatattttaacaaatatatatacacgTAATGTATATATAgtttaccaaataaaaaaataaaaatagaattatgttttaatggtttttaatgaAACAAATGTACTTATtatatgtgaaataaaaaataatcttatccattaaaataaaataaaaacaataaataaagtgGCAATAACCTCGGCTGGTGACATATTTCACTTCAAGTTACTTACCTCAATTTACAAGGCAAACAAACTGTTGAATTAGCTCGAGGCTCTCATAAATCATTTCTGCTGGAAGAGATTTCAGGATTGATATTCTGCTTATTTTCATAATCAAGAACATAGACCAATTAGCaacattcaaataataataataaaggaaagAATTGACCCTTACcttatcaacaaaaatataggATTCAGATCCCTCTCTTGttcattttattgttaattataaaaaatcaaaatagttgATCTATCATCCGGCCGAGGTCAAAGTTCTAAGCTTGATTTGTGAGTTAAATGGGCTAACTAAAGTCAATTAAAacgttattattttaattttttaaagttaaaacaacatcatttaatttctttttaaaaaaataaaatcaagtttctCAACAAGTCATGAATTAACCAACTATATTGACTAGATCaactttaaattaactttttttttttacactcaaACCAGGTCAGGGCTGTGTTGTCTAAATCCTAAGTTAACATATCTAATTGGatcggatttaataactatgattcaGATCCTAATCTTGATTCTCAAATTAAAACTAGTATAAGATGTTATTCTATCTTGTTTCTTAtctatctaaaacaaaataagatacAACTAGTTGTGGGCCTATACTATGTCGCAATGcttgttttttatgtaaaaaataatgtttaggtATTGCAAACACATTTTTAAGCATGAAGAAAATTCAAGTCATATACCCAACCgagttaaataaattgattttattttgattatatgatacaaaaaatagacaatgatgacagatggatttttttttaaataaaaaacaatatagctcAATTCTTGGCTCATTAAGTatggaatgatgaaattaggTTAAAAGGTGAGAAAACCAGCCCAATTTAACATGAGTTAGCATGAAAAAGTTGTAACCCAAGTAGTAAAGGTTGAGCCAGCacagttaacccgtcaaattcaTAACCTAGATTATTAGATCAGGATAACCcgatagaaaagaaaacgaaaaaaaattacaaaacttttttttttttaaaaaataatgttgaatgatgaaagctgaaaagaaaatgagttaaaaaatgtcaactcggattaacttttcaaacctatGACCCAAGTCGTTAGACCGAAAGCACCCTATCTGAAAAAACCACAATGCTTAATATCCaaccaatcaaatgttaaaagataaaattgaaaaaaaaaatttcaattatacaaaaggatccaaaataataaataataattaaaagaatgaggatcaaaaatgaaaaaaaaaattgaatgaagggtgaaattgaaaagcaaaacCAATTTAATAAAGGgacaaaaaacaatcaaaagaataaggatcaaaattaaaattataatttttttttattaaagggtgggattgaaaagaaaaaaaaatttaataaaaggacaaaaaaaaataataaaaagaaggaggatcaaattgaaaaaacaatgacaaattagagtatcaaatttaaaataaatcaaaatcttacAAAAAGGCTAGGAACAAAAatcagaaatcaaaagaaaaatgatcgAATTTGACATCTTAATAAATAAGAGGACAACTATGAATTTTTGGATAGCTAGTGCAATTTTCtaggagagaagagagaaaagtaaagaataaataaaaaatacgcTATTGATGTCGCACCATTACTCCAACGCCGCCACCTGTCATCACGAAAAAAAGAGGATGCCACAACAATTCCAATAGCTTGATAGAAGCTGGTGTTAGGGGGTTAAGAGGCGTCACCCACACCGTCAAAAGAGGGCGAGCACCTCCCTCATGCTAGccactttttatattttaattatattttatatttattaaaatatcaaattacccTTTAGCcaacttaataataacaaaaaaaccagtatgaaaatacaaaaaaaagaccTGGATGCCAATTTACAGATTTTTACtttcaagtttattttaatcatttcaatattcttttaaaatataaaaaaattattttttctccatcAATATGATAATAATGGATGAAACTTATGAACAAATATTACTGCCCCTAAAAGCCATTTCGATGATTTTTTTgtggaaataataaaattgtcaTTATATTGGTTAAGTGAACAGTAACTTTGAATTTgtatgaaaagtgtttttccaAGACAGATTAGCTTTGTTTAATAGTTGTTAAATGCGTCCTGTATTTGCTTATAAGTTTAAGTCCTCTCTAgagcttaattaaaaaaaattaggataattacaaaaacctctctataatttgattttaatttcactctctctatatatttttataaattacactTTTCAtcttattgtttatatatacaaTAATAGTTTACATTCTCaacaatgtattttatttaactttttatttaatttataatgtaaaatgtaatttataaaagtatgaagagaaaataaaatttaggtcaaactatataagattttttataatcatcataattttttttattaccagactaaagtagtttttattttttatttttatagcaaTTGCATGCGTGTGTTTTGTGTAGTGTGAtacaaaatagtttttaaaagtgtttttttacttgaaaatatattaaattatttttattttaaaatttcttatttatttttttataacaaatcaaaactattaagaaaaactaaaaaaaataatattttaatatttttttcgaatgtgatatatttttaaaacatattcaaaaacaaaaactactgCATTTTTAaacactttataatttttataatttctatcaTGATTTATAATAATCTTTTATCTTCTAACTATTAACATCAATTCCTTGATTGTTTAATCATTCTCTTTCTTAGTACTCGCAAATAAAATCAAGttcttatataaatattttttttcctgttttatgGGATTCTAATTCAACCATTCTAGAGCCTAATAATCTCTCACCTTGTGCAGCAACTCATCTAATTTCGGGTCTTGACCCGGGAAGACCTTGGCCCAAAACTAAACCCATTTATTAATAGCATTTGTTACcgttgaaatttgaatttcaaaactCCCCGCACCATCGCTACCGTCTCTCAGTCTCCATCCTTCTctctcaaaaagaaaaactctaaTTTTACCGTGGCTATAGATTTCTGgatcctttctttctttatcagAATAGATTAAGAGATGAAGCAGTCTCAAGACATCTCAATGGCATCAAAATCATCTGTGAGGAAGCCACTGAAAGACTTATCAAATAACAATGGAAGATTTCTGAAATCTGTGAACCCCAAGAAAAAATGCAAGGAGATTGGTGAAAAGAAGAATGTTATTAGGGTCCAAGaactacaacaacaacaacaagatgATGACGACGGCTTTCTCGATCGCCTCTTGCTCGTCCAATCTGATCTCTCGTCTCTCACTAGCCAGGTACGTACGTACTTCTCCATATAAGACCAAatcttgcattttttattttggttttttttttgtgtctgatactgagaaaaaattgaaatttcttgATCTGtgtagatttaattttttcctacCCTGGTTTTGACACTGTATAAGCCCTCATAAATTGGACTCCTGTGCCtgatctctttttgtttttggggaTCTGGggctttttaaaaatcaaaacttcgaatttatatatgtaattcAATTAAAGGAATGGACAATTTGATCCTATGCTATGTTAGTGCCATGAGAAATGGAAACCCTGAAAGGACAAAAGGTTGCTTTTCGATTCTGAAACCAAGAAGAATCAAGAAGCTTACcctaaagagagagagagagagagttcgaAACCATGATAGTTGAAGCaggttttatagaaaaaaagaggaTGAACTTGCTCAATGATAAACTTGGAAAGTGGAGGATGATTggagcatgattttttttaaatccagcTTGTCTTAGCCAGCTACAAGCGATCTTTACATGTCACCGAAAAGGACTATTTTATGGTTATGATTAGTCAAACGGTTGCTTCTTCACTTTAATTCTCAGCTGCTGTTATTGAGCTGCAAGTGTTCAATATGTTAATGTATCAATATATGCTGCAATGCTCGTGGAATTAAACAGGATTGTTTAGTGGCACCTCGTTGTTTTATGTTCTTCAGTGATTGACTGGCAATAGCTAGTGACATGATGTCATCCTCTGAGATTGGGGTtcttgttatcattttttttcatagttttgaGATTTACTTTGAGTATGTATTTCGTTGTTGggtattgttttgaaatatatattattctcttttgtaaacatgttttaatttcttgtttaagTTGTAGATGTCTCATGCAtttttaatctatcaaattacagATAGATGAACTTGTTGCCCAAGCATTTAAATTGAAGGCCACAAGCAAAGAGggaagtgaagaaattgaatCTTTTATGCATGTTTTATCCAATATGCTGTCTTCTTTAAAGGTTATTCCTCTACCAGTTTCTTTCACGTTTTTATATCCCTTTGTGTCCACAAGTAATAGAGGCTTCAATTCTTGTTCAATTATTGCAGCCATGGGTCCCCAGATTTCAGAAGGTTCTTTCCAGTCATTTTGTGGAGCCTGAAAAAAAGTTACAACATAAAATTGTTTCTGAGATAACTGAAGATGGAAGCTTTGATGTTGATAGCCCAGATAAAATCAGAATGGATTCGTTGATCTCTCCTTCTCCCCTTGTATCCTGGCGAGCTGGCTGCAATGTTGAGAGAGGCAGACAACTATTTCTGCTAACACCCCTTCCTATATCAAAAACATTATCAGCTAGACATCAGGACATGCCTAAATTAGTATTTGAAAGGATTGCTTTGAATCCTGCTGTTGAGCCACCATCATTTTCTACTGTTTCTGGAGATGGAAATGAGGATTTACTTGTAGAAATGGCAACAAAGCCAACCCCAAGTAAGCCTGCTGATTCTGTTGCAACTGAAGGAAAACTTTACTGTGTTTCCTCCCCGGTGTTCTCAAAACAAAACCGCTCTGTTGTTATAACCCCATGCTTGAAGATGTCCCCTCCAAAATCTTGTGTGTTGCTCGAACCCATCTCTCATTCCTCTCATAAAGGCGATAATAGGTTTCGGAAGTCCACTCCGTTTCCGCATGGAATTCATTCACATATTTATGAATCCTCTGGCAGTGAAGGTTCTGAGGATCTGGCTATGAAGTACCCAGAGCTCTTAGGGATACAACGAGCTTATAAATCTAGAATGGGAATTAAAGATTTAGAGGCATCTCCAAACTGGTCCTTTTCACCTCCTAAAACTTGTGTTGTTTTGAAGCCACCAGTTGAGAAATCATTGGACATCAAAGCTGCTGATCACTGCTTGAAAGTCCATGCGCCTGTTTTGAATCAGCAAACAAATCCGACTCCCTCGAAAGAATACGGTGTTAAAGGAGGTTGTCATCAAATCAAGAAACCCTGCAATGAAGGTATTCATTCATTTCATGGTGTTCTTTGTTAAACTCTGATAGTATGTTGAACATTATCATAATCAAAAGTTCCTCTTTTTCAACAGAAGCCATATCAAGCAGCTCAAAAGTAACAATAGAAAGTACTCCTTTATGGAAGGAGTCTGAAAGCACAATAAGGACAGGGAAGCGTCCTGGTGAGAATACCCTGAAAAAGGAACTTTGGACAAAGTTTGAAGCAGCATCCACATATGGGTTCCGTCTGAATGCCTCTGCATTCCAAGGGACCGCAAAAAAAGGATTTCTTGACATGCTTGAAGAAGCTTCATTGTGACAAGGGAAGTCCAACGGCTCATGGTTTGAGATAACAAATATTCTAAAATGTGAGAAAGTTTTGACTTGCGAATCTCGCTGTATGGTATAGGTGTTTAGAACTGTCAATATCTTTTGTATGCGTACCCCACCACAGTCAATATTCCCAAAGGCATGGACTTGAAGCATTTCTTCAAGTAATCTTTGCAGTGTGAATGCAGTTATTCCAGGGAAGAAGTTTTGCAAGCACAAATAGTTCACTTCTGTTAATAGAACTTTCTAAAATGAACCACCAGGACCAGGGTATTATATAATGCTGGATTTGAGGTCCAGTTAATGCATTCTTCATCCATACTCTCGCTTTTCTCTTCATCTGCAGAGTTTGGTATGTTTCATAATTATTTGTCTTTACACGAGAAGATTAGCCACATCCATCCTCGGGTAATATCCCCTGTGCCTAAAACCCAACGAGGAATGAATAATTGAGTTTTCTACGCTTGCATAAAAATGGAAGCTGGGTATTTTGTCTTCTTGGTGCAAATGGAGGATAGATTTTGGAAAGTTACAATGCAATCTCAAGTTTCAAAGAAAATGCAGCAaggcagaaaaataaaaaatcctccTCTTTTCTGAGTAAAAAGGGAGGAAAAAAGGTATTTTAGAATACCTCTTTTTGAATATcaatctttcttctcttcttctctctctctaccaGCCTTCGAACTCATGACCTGGTTGGTTGTGGTAGAACACATACCAATAGGACACAAGTGAGGCCAGTGATAACGCCCtgctttttaaatcaatttaatctaACCAGCAAAAAGGTGAGGTGTCAGGAAGCTGAATTCATTCATTTAAGTTTATTTGACCATGCTATTTAAATTTAACCGAATCAATATCTAAAATGATTCCAAAAGAAATTCGATCCGAGTCAAATTCTAGATCAACAATCAAATATATCAACCCAATAGACCTTaccaaaatattaaatggtTGGATTAAAATTGTTGAGACGAGTTGCTGCCTCAATTCAATCTGGACCAAACTCATGTCTGACTTTCCTTGCCTTTCTTTCGAGTTACCTAAAATGTTCCGTATTGATTTTCATTTCCTTTGTCTCTGCAAAAACTAATAACTagtattctttatttatttggacAAAACATGtgatatgagaaaaaaagattttatgaaaatttgCCTTGTCAAGTGAGAGATTGATcgtatatcaaaataaagttcGAGGGGGTAGAAGTGGACAGGCCAAAACAGGATTGGTTTAGTGTTAACATGCTCGTTTACTTCACAAGAAAGCTTGGATTTGAGCCACGGTATTTATAGCTCTTGGTTAGCAGCAACTCAATGCCCTGTGATCTCATTCATGAGGTAAAATCTATTCACAGAAATGCAAAAATGTCTAGCAAAACAACAGCATCGTAAGAGGTTCAATTGATAAGCTGTTCTATAGAGCTACATTTTGCATTGCCAATTGcggtaaaaaataattgtttgattCAACATGTACTTAAAGAATAGGATCTTTACATACAGTTAAACCAAAAATCAAACTGGAATGGAATCTTCTTCTCTAAATCTTCTTGACACTCGGGGTTATTTTGCTTGTTACGACTGCTCCCCATTGGACTGAGGTCCACAAGGACTTGCACCCCCACGAATCCGTTTCTGCAAACGCTCCAAGCTAGCCACTCGCTGCAAAGAAGCTGTTCGCCCCAACTTGTTCCCTGATACTCCTGCTGCTGTTCCAGAATTTGGCTGCACATTTTCAACTGAAGATATATCGGCCAACACAAAGTTGACTCTGGGCCTGGAGTCATGAGTTGATATAGGATTGTTAGGAGCCTGATAGAAGTGATGCTTTGGATCATCCTTGACAGGGACAGCAGCATCTGCTGATGTGTCAGAGGGGCATCCATCAAACGATGGCATACTCATTGTGGATATATCAGGCATGGCATGGAACATATGGTTCAACCCAGTAAATCTTTTGACCGTCTCTTCAGCCATCCTCACCTGGATATGCATGCAATCACCAAATGAAAAGGAATAACTGAGTGCCAGTTTTCTGCCTCCAGTTGTACACCAAAATCTCTCCCCTTTAAAACTGCATGCATGCCAGTGCGTGTGTTTGGAGAGAGACTAGTGTCACTATGATCACTAGATGTAATTCTCAGCTAGGAAAGGGAGGTGAAAGCCTTGCAATGACtgtgtgtctgtgtgtgtgtgtgtgtgtgtgtttgaacTTCCAAGGACAAGACAATTAAAGTTACCTTTGCTCTCAGCGTTTCAATGTCAGCTTTTAAAACTCTGTTGTCAACAGCAGACTCATTGTACTTCTGACTTGTGTCGGCGAGCCGCTTCAGCAGAGAAGAGTTTTCAACCCTCAATTGAGCAACCTgcaaaaaaacatgattaggaTTTatgtagaagaagaaaaacaaatggagAAGACAATCAAGCAGGCAGTAAAAATAACCAGACCTGGGTCTCAAGCTCAGTCAAATGGgtctgctttcttcttcttgatcGTCTAGCTGACTCCCTATTCGAAAGCATTCTGAAAAAACACGGCATGATTCAATGGAAGGAAATGGAATCAATAGCAGaaaaatttgaagagaaaaaatctATTCCTTGGTAATCAAAGCCCATAGATCTATGAGCTAGCCCATGTTTGACCAGCCAAGCAGACAGAGGACCCgcatattttttctctctcccccATTTGATTCACCAGTGTCTTCaaattagaggaaaaaaaaaacaagaagtgtCCAATGCCATCATCAAATATGCTACCAGCTATTTTGAGCATAAATTGAAACAACAAGCCATTGTGGTGCTATATTTTAAGCAATATGTTCTTGCACAAGTATCCTGTTTCAGATGGCTACCTCTATGATGTATCTAATCTTAAATGCATGAGAAAAGGTTCAAAAACTTACTGTAAACTGATGTTTTATGAGCTGTCATCTGATATTTTAGTGGAATATGTTTGGGCCACATAAACTGACTGAATACTCTTGATCTCTCTCTGGCGTGGAAATCATACATGCAGGACCAGATTAtagtaacaaaacaaaacaattgctATCCACTAAAAATCACATCTGGAACCTGAGGTCTTGCAGTGAAAGTGTTTATCACATATCAGATGGATAGACATGAATTTCtcaatttttgaagaaaaagaattaatatttcaaaaacatatgATAGTAATAATCAGAACAACACAGAAATAGTTACCTCCTTACACGTTTTGCATCAGCAGGGTGCATATTCTCAGTTATTTCAGTTTCTGcttcattttcatcatcttccGACAGTTCTCTGGATGATCCACTTGTTGTTGGCTTACCAGTAACTGCAAGTTTCTTTTGCATGGAAGGCAAGGAGGGAGTTCCAAGTGGCTCATTAGCATCTTTATCTCGGGACCTAGATAAATCATGCCCAGCTCCTGCATAGGTAATTAAAAAGGGAATTGACTAAAAGAGCAATAGTATGAATGTTTTTATGGAGGTATGAAAGACCTTATACCAACTCAATGGAGAGATTGTGCTGCGGGTGAAAGAGAAGAGAACAGATCTAGGATTGGGCAACATATGTTGATCATAGCATCAGAATGCAAACACATCAATCATGGCTAGATGATTCAAGTTGCCATGTTTTTATCCAGGATAAAtgcaaaattattcaaaaaaacttaacaatTTTCCTACTTGGTGCTactaatttttttgtcaaatgagTAATAACACAATTTTTTCATCAAAGAAGCCCAAGTTTGGGATATGGGGAAATGACGTTCTAATTTCCTTCACTTTCCCATTTGCCAGGTTTCTGTAACGTGTAAATTCATCATATCACACTGATTTTGGATGCCTGCAGCCAAATTCCCTTGCAGACTTATAAGCTGTTAGCCTGTCACTATTACTTCCAAGAAGCAATGACTTGACACGGGCTTTTAGCAAAGTGAATTATTATGCTACAGTGCAAATAAGGATGACTTCTAATCTTTCTCATCTAGTTTGATCAGATAAACGAATGATGGGACTAGATCATTGAGCAAAATCCCCTAT is drawn from Populus nigra chromosome 5, ddPopNigr1.1, whole genome shotgun sequence and contains these coding sequences:
- the LOC133695125 gene encoding light-inducible protein CPRF2-like, coding for MSHRPILVSSTGHKHQLSKMNRSESEWAFQRFLQEASAATFDDNTPNSSADKTDVVHINDYGYSNNNATSKCCDNNYKENAMPLSNGACATAASSSLGAPADIPVESEDYHAFLKSKLNMACAAVALSRAYFVKPLKSPATAESGSQASSTSHLGSHAPSEGAGHDLSRSRDKDANEPLGTPSLPSMQKKLAVTGKPTTSGSSRELSEDDENEAETEITENMHPADAKRVRRMLSNRESARRSRRRKQTHLTELETQVAQLRVENSSLLKRLADTSQKYNESAVDNRVLKADIETLRAKVRMAEETVKRFTGLNHMFHAMPDISTMSMPSFDGCPSDTSADAAVPVKDDPKHHFYQAPNNPISTHDSRPRVNFVLADISSVENVQPNSGTAAGVSGNKLGRTASLQRVASLERLQKRIRGGASPCGPQSNGEQS
- the LOC133695269 gene encoding uncharacterized protein LOC133695269 isoform X1; this translates as MKQSQDISMASKSSVRKPLKDLSNNNGRFLKSVNPKKKCKEIGEKKNVIRVQELQQQQQDDDDGFLDRLLLVQSDLSSLTSQIDELVAQAFKLKATSKEGSEEIESFMHVLSNMLSSLKPWVPRFQKVLSSHFVEPEKKLQHKIVSEITEDGSFDVDSPDKIRMDSLISPSPLVSWRAGCNVERGRQLFLLTPLPISKTLSARHQDMPKLVFERIALNPAVEPPSFSTVSGDGNEDLLVEMATKPTPSKPADSVATEGKLYCVSSPVFSKQNRSVVITPCLKMSPPKSCVLLEPISHSSHKGDNRFRKSTPFPHGIHSHIYESSGSEGSEDLAMKYPELLGIQRAYKSRMGIKDLEASPNWSFSPPKTCVVLKPPVEKSLDIKAADHCLKVHAPVLNQQTNPTPSKEYGVKGGCHQIKKPCNEEAISSSSKVTIESTPLWKESESTIRTGKRPGENTLKKELWTKFEAASTYGFRLNASAFQGTAKKGFLDMLEEASL
- the LOC133695269 gene encoding uncharacterized protein LOC133695269 isoform X2, which gives rise to MKQSQDISMASKSSVRKPLKDLSNNNGRFLKSVNPKKKCKEIGEKKNVIRVQELQQQQQDDDDGFLDRLLLVQSDLSSLTSQIDELVAQAFKLKATSKEGSEEIESFMHVLSNMLSSLKPWVPRFQKVLSSHFVEPEKKLQHKIVSEITEDGSFDVDSPDKIRMDSLISPSPLVSWRAGCNVERGRQLFLLTPLPISKTLSARHQDMPKLVFERIALNPAVEPPSFSTVSGDGNEDLLVEMATKPTPSKPADSVATEGKLYCVSSPVFSKQNRSVVITPCLKMSPPKSCVLLEPISHSSHKGDNRFRKSTPFPHGIHSHIYESSGSEGSEDLAMKYPELLGIQRAYKSRMGIKDLEASPNWSFSPPKTCVVLKPPVEKSLDIKAADHCLKVHAPVLNQQTNPTPSKEYGVKGGCHQIKKPCNEAISSSSKVTIESTPLWKESESTIRTGKRPGENTLKKELWTKFEAASTYGFRLNASAFQGTAKKGFLDMLEEASL